The Brevundimonas vesicularis genome includes the window CTATCTGACCCTCTCGGGCCGCAAGAAGGCCATGGCTCGCATCGGCCAGACCAAGAGCGGCCTGATCGAGGACGCCTTGATCGTCGGCGCCGGCGCCCTGGTCGTCGGTCTGACCGTCTCGCGGTTCAACCGCCGCTAGCCGCTCGACAGCCGGGTTCCTGCGGCGATAGGTGAGGGGCGTTTTCAAAGGACCCCCGCCCATGATCACCCGCATCCAGCCCGGCGCCCGCATGAGCGAGGCCGTCGTCCACAGCGACACCATCTATCTGTCGGGCCAGGTCGGCGAACCCGGCGACGACGTGGCGACGCAGACCCGAACGGCGCTGGCGGAGATCGAAGCCCTGCTGGCCGAGGCCGGCAGCGACAAGTCCCGGATCCTGATGGCCCAGATATGGCTGGCGGACATCGCCGACTTTGAGGCGATGAACGGCGTCTGGGACGCCTGGGTCGACATCGCCAACCCGCCGGCCCGCGCCACGGGCGAAAGTCGGCTCGCGTCGCCCCACTATAAGGTCGAGATCATCGTAATCGCCGCCAAAGCCTGATCGCGGTTGACCGGGCGGGATGCAGACTGCAAACCGCCGCCATGCTTCAGAACCTCGAAACCCTCGCCCGCGAGGCCAAGTCCTGGCCCTTCGAACAAGCCCGCAACCTGCT containing:
- a CDS encoding RidA family protein, whose translation is MITRIQPGARMSEAVVHSDTIYLSGQVGEPGDDVATQTRTALAEIEALLAEAGSDKSRILMAQIWLADIADFEAMNGVWDAWVDIANPPARATGESRLASPHYKVEIIVIAAKA